Below is a window of Eschrichtius robustus isolate mEscRob2 chromosome 13, mEscRob2.pri, whole genome shotgun sequence DNA.
CTGCTTTTCAATATTCCCCCCACTTCTTCACTACTTCTTTCTCACTGATTTGTTCATTCACCTATCTTTGTGCGATAATTCCAGTATTTTCCCAAATCACAAATTTAAGTGACTCGCATAACTGACTTTGCAAAGTCACCcaaaacacaaacagaattgGTAAAGAGGGGTTTTGGCCACAGGTTCATTTCATAGCTTTAACAACTGTACCCAGTAGCTAATTTCTACTTTCTGGGAATGTAGTGCTTTGCAAGAGCCTctgcaatgaaaacaaaacaaaaaagaattaagatCATCTCACCGGAATTTGAATCAGCTTTTTGAAGTCATCCAGTTTCTCAGAGCTGCCATTTAAGAACTTCTGAAACATGTCCTGCTTGATGATATCCATGCTCCTTTGAATGATCTGGTTATCTTTTAAGTTTTCAAAGAGTTTGAAGTAGAAGGAGACGATTtggctctgaattatttttttgtcACTCTCCTTGGGAGAAAAAGGCACAAAGAGAAGTTGATGTGAATTTATCCATCAGAAAATAAGCAATAGGAAAATTAGCCAAATGGAAATGTTCAGCTTACATCTTTCCAATTCTTCAAAATTTCTAAGAAAAGAGGCCCACCACCAGCCACATCTGGGGTACTTGCAttctgagaaaacaaaacaaaacaggaaaaaattggTTTACAATTAGTCCATAAATTGCCCTAAAACTGGACTTCAAGTTTTATTGAACTTGGATGCTGACAACGTGCACTGATTTTCTTTTCAACACTCTGTTTAGTTCTAACAATGTTTTCTCAAAAGCTATCATGTTGGATACAGCCAACGACTATCATGC
It encodes the following:
- the IFNG gene encoding interferon gamma, giving the protein MKYTSYFLAFQLCVILGSSGSYCQAPFFKEIENLKEYFNASTPDVAGGGPLFLEILKNWKDESDKKIIQSQIVSFYFKLFENLKDNQIIQRSMDIIKQDMFQKFLNGSSEKLDDFKKLIQIPVDDLQIQRKAISELIKVMSDLSPRSNLRKRRRSQNLFRGQRASK